One window of Microbacterium sp. Root61 genomic DNA carries:
- a CDS encoding YhgE/Pip domain-containing protein has product MIAAFTPGSDFKRYYRGRMPRLALVVILVMPLLYGALYLWAFWNPFGNVDKLPVAIVNLDEGYKMEGQQLDAGTDVVSGIIASKQLDIIEVGEDEAVSGLEHGHYSFTVTIPADFSESIASAASGNPRQAQLIFTYNDANNYLSSVIGQDAAAEVINQVTAQVSEQVFTAAITGIKGELPTIRQAAAGVETLNAGMGELDAGAQQLAAGLVTAQEGSATLDGAVDQLVGGVDRAIAEAEAALARDGLTSDDIRWIIQSIENSTDALADALNGIAAANDRAHAQLQGIIDALNASGDPVQQDIAAQLEDVQRQIEQSAVGGDVIAVFDRLRGDVNTLAEEFGNPTSRVNVILRSIESGGVQSALNTVKYDADQLGSGMDTLASGLVQLSDGAGKLAANTPLLLAGTTELADGVESAMSLIPNFSSTEQGNFIKTLADPVVMKEVTHNEAKTFAYGFAPFFFGLALFVGGIIAWMLFTPLLARPLAQGLGSFRVVLASYAPTLFIGFIQATILYLVVGLALGMEYANPAGTFLFMLLMVAMFLAMIQMFNALLGPAVGRVLTLAFLMVQLTSAGGIYPVAVTSVPFQYIHWIDPMTATVTGLRFMILGGADYRFWVATATIAGLTILFLAVSTWAARRNRQYNMDRLYPPVEV; this is encoded by the coding sequence ATGATCGCCGCATTCACTCCCGGCAGCGACTTCAAACGCTACTACCGCGGGCGGATGCCCCGGCTCGCTCTCGTCGTCATCCTGGTCATGCCGTTGCTGTACGGCGCGCTGTACCTGTGGGCGTTCTGGAACCCGTTCGGCAACGTCGACAAGCTTCCGGTCGCCATCGTCAACCTCGACGAGGGCTACAAGATGGAGGGCCAGCAACTCGACGCCGGCACGGATGTCGTGTCGGGGATCATCGCCTCCAAGCAGCTCGACATCATCGAGGTCGGTGAGGACGAAGCTGTCTCGGGGCTGGAGCACGGCCACTACTCCTTCACCGTCACGATTCCTGCGGACTTCAGCGAGTCGATCGCTTCCGCGGCGTCGGGCAACCCCCGCCAGGCGCAGCTGATCTTCACCTATAACGACGCGAACAACTATCTGTCGTCTGTCATCGGTCAGGATGCCGCCGCCGAAGTGATCAACCAGGTGACCGCTCAGGTGAGCGAGCAAGTGTTCACCGCGGCGATCACGGGGATCAAGGGCGAGTTGCCCACGATCCGCCAGGCCGCGGCCGGCGTCGAAACGCTCAATGCCGGCATGGGTGAGCTGGATGCCGGCGCGCAGCAATTGGCTGCGGGCCTCGTGACGGCGCAGGAGGGTTCGGCGACACTCGACGGTGCTGTCGACCAGCTGGTCGGCGGCGTCGACCGGGCGATCGCCGAGGCTGAGGCGGCGCTCGCGAGGGATGGCCTCACCAGCGACGACATCCGGTGGATCATCCAGTCCATCGAGAACAGCACGGATGCTCTGGCCGATGCCCTGAACGGCATCGCCGCGGCGAACGACCGTGCTCACGCGCAACTGCAGGGCATCATCGATGCGCTCAACGCGAGCGGCGATCCGGTCCAACAGGACATCGCTGCCCAGCTCGAGGACGTGCAGCGCCAGATCGAGCAGAGCGCGGTCGGCGGCGACGTCATCGCGGTGTTCGACAGGCTTCGGGGCGACGTCAACACCCTGGCTGAGGAGTTCGGCAACCCGACCAGTCGCGTGAACGTCATCCTTCGTTCCATCGAGAGTGGCGGTGTCCAGTCGGCGCTGAACACGGTGAAATACGATGCCGATCAGCTCGGCAGCGGCATGGACACGCTCGCCAGTGGTCTGGTGCAGCTCAGTGACGGCGCCGGCAAGCTCGCAGCGAACACCCCGTTGCTGCTCGCCGGGACGACGGAACTGGCAGACGGTGTCGAGTCCGCTATGTCGCTCATCCCGAACTTCAGCAGCACCGAACAGGGCAACTTCATCAAGACCCTCGCCGACCCCGTCGTGATGAAGGAGGTCACCCACAACGAGGCGAAGACGTTCGCTTACGGATTCGCACCGTTCTTCTTCGGCCTGGCGCTGTTCGTCGGCGGAATCATCGCGTGGATGCTCTTCACTCCGTTGCTGGCGCGTCCGCTGGCTCAGGGCCTCGGTTCGTTCCGCGTCGTCCTGGCGTCGTACGCACCCACGCTGTTCATCGGGTTCATCCAGGCCACGATCCTCTACCTCGTGGTGGGGCTCGCGCTCGGTATGGAGTACGCGAACCCGGCGGGAACGTTCCTGTTCATGCTGCTCATGGTCGCGATGTTCCTGGCCATGATCCAGATGTTCAATGCGCTCCTCGGCCCGGCGGTCGGGCGTGTCCTCACCCTGGCGTTCCTCATGGTGCAGCTGACGTCCGCGGGCGGCATCTATCCGGTGGCGGTGACGTCGGTGCCGTTCCAGTACATCCATTGGATCGACCCGATGACCGCGACCGTGACGGGGCTCCGCTTCATGATCCTGGGCGGTGCGGACTACCGGTTCTGGGTCGCGACCGCCACGATCGCGGGGCTCACGATCCTGTTCCTCGCCGTCTCAACGTGGGCCGCGCGCCGGAACCGGCAGTACAACATGGACCGCCTCTATCCCCCCGTCGAGGTCTAG
- a CDS encoding ATP-binding cassette domain-containing protein produces the protein MRASTNTESNVAVGDILLEAKGLSVDASWGHIFGPVDVTVRRGGVTVLVGQGGRGRTALLLTLAGRMKPTDGSLFAFGERRGAQHLFENATVAFINEVDGIQQTIRVSDIVTEQIRWSAPWYSWVTPATDEDLERICRPVFGDLTLPRMDAMVEELPELTAALFRIAVANVRKPALLVVGGVDNLNSIAASRHFLDRLIVLGREQTVITADVNGVELRDGIREAIEVPNLTDREFAVLEREAMSA, from the coding sequence TTGCGAGCATCCACGAACACCGAGTCGAATGTCGCAGTCGGTGACATCCTGCTGGAGGCGAAAGGGCTCAGCGTCGACGCCTCCTGGGGACACATCTTCGGTCCTGTCGATGTGACCGTGCGCCGTGGCGGGGTGACAGTCCTCGTCGGTCAGGGTGGGCGCGGGCGCACCGCGCTCCTGCTCACCCTTGCCGGTCGGATGAAACCGACGGACGGTTCGCTGTTCGCATTCGGCGAGCGGCGCGGTGCCCAGCATCTGTTCGAGAACGCCACAGTCGCATTCATCAATGAGGTGGACGGCATCCAGCAGACGATCAGAGTGAGCGACATCGTGACGGAGCAGATCCGCTGGTCGGCCCCCTGGTACAGCTGGGTGACTCCCGCGACAGACGAGGATCTTGAGCGCATCTGCCGCCCCGTCTTCGGTGACCTCACGTTGCCGAGGATGGACGCGATGGTGGAGGAGCTCCCCGAACTGACCGCCGCGCTGTTCCGCATCGCTGTGGCCAATGTCCGCAAGCCCGCCCTGCTGGTCGTCGGCGGTGTCGACAACCTGAACAGCATCGCCGCCTCGCGCCATTTCCTCGATCGGCTGATCGTGCTCGGCAGAGAGCAGACCGTGATCACCGCAGACGTCAACGGTGTGGAGTTGCGGGACGGCATCCGCGAGGCGATCGAGGTCCCGAATCTCACGGACCGCGAATTCGCCGTGCTCGAACGAGAGGCCATGTCCGCATGA
- a CDS encoding metal-dependent hydrolase family protein: MFDGVSDQTKDNVDVLIEGPHIVAVSSSPVAGDASDGVLEIDGKGRFLMPGLSDAHVHLMGNANNMMDFLQGPTGALYGNTIAEAKRMLLRGFTTVRDMGGDTAPVKSLIDRGVFEGPRIFPSQAMISQTSGHADFSFVYDVPEEFGGKASRTEDIHFTRIADGVPRVLAAVREQLKHGATQIKLTLGGGAASMYDPLNTLQYTPDEIKAAVQAASDYGTYVATHVYTPAGIARAIDAGVKSIEHGHLADEATIRHIGETETWLSMQPFAEDDHHYPDPARADKNTEICHGTEQVYEWAKKYGVKTAWGTDLLLEPQSAPRQSDMAARLGEFYSNVEALKMLTSGNAALFELAGDRNSYRGGKLGVLAEGGWADMILIDGDPIADLSVIAQPDANFKLIVKGGQIVKNTL; the protein is encoded by the coding sequence GTGTTTGACGGCGTCAGCGATCAGACGAAGGACAACGTCGATGTCCTGATCGAGGGGCCCCACATCGTGGCGGTCTCGTCCTCCCCCGTCGCAGGCGACGCCTCGGACGGTGTCCTGGAGATCGACGGCAAGGGACGTTTCCTGATGCCCGGCTTGAGCGACGCTCATGTGCACCTCATGGGCAACGCCAACAACATGATGGATTTCCTGCAGGGACCCACGGGTGCGCTCTATGGCAACACCATCGCCGAGGCCAAGCGCATGCTGCTGCGTGGCTTCACGACTGTTCGCGACATGGGCGGTGACACCGCGCCGGTGAAGTCCCTCATCGACCGCGGCGTCTTCGAGGGGCCGCGAATCTTCCCGAGCCAGGCCATGATCTCCCAGACGTCGGGCCACGCGGACTTCTCGTTCGTGTACGACGTTCCGGAGGAGTTCGGTGGCAAGGCCAGCCGCACCGAGGACATCCACTTCACGCGCATCGCCGACGGCGTACCGCGAGTGCTCGCGGCGGTGCGGGAACAGCTCAAGCACGGCGCGACCCAGATCAAGCTCACCCTCGGCGGGGGAGCGGCGTCGATGTACGACCCGCTCAACACGCTGCAGTACACACCCGACGAGATCAAGGCCGCTGTGCAGGCGGCATCCGACTACGGGACGTACGTCGCAACCCACGTCTACACGCCTGCGGGCATCGCGCGCGCCATCGACGCCGGTGTGAAGTCGATCGAACACGGCCACCTGGCCGACGAGGCGACGATCCGCCACATCGGCGAGACCGAGACGTGGCTGTCGATGCAGCCCTTCGCCGAGGACGACCACCACTACCCCGATCCTGCGCGCGCGGACAAGAACACGGAAATCTGCCACGGCACCGAACAGGTGTACGAGTGGGCGAAGAAGTACGGCGTCAAGACCGCATGGGGTACCGACCTCCTTCTCGAGCCGCAGTCGGCTCCCCGTCAGAGTGACATGGCGGCGCGGCTCGGCGAGTTCTACAGCAACGTCGAAGCGCTGAAGATGCTGACTTCGGGTAACGCAGCGCTCTTCGAGCTGGCGGGGGACCGCAATAGCTACCGCGGCGGCAAGCTCGGCGTCCTCGCCGAAGGCGGATGGGCGGACATGATCCTGATCGACGGCGATCCCATCGCCGATCTCTCGGTGATCGCCCAGCCCGACGCGAATTTCAAGCTGATCGTCAAGGGCGGTCAGATCGTGAAGAACACGCTCTGA
- a CDS encoding LapA family protein translates to MSGTETSAKDGSDASSAKSNTKVIIAIIVAIVALSFVFSNVAPATLRFLFLQFTMPAWGWFLAVLIAGVVIGSLFPWFRPRKK, encoded by the coding sequence ATGTCCGGCACGGAAACCAGTGCGAAAGATGGCAGCGACGCGAGCTCGGCCAAGAGCAACACCAAGGTGATCATCGCGATCATCGTGGCGATCGTGGCGCTCTCCTTCGTCTTCTCGAACGTCGCGCCGGCAACGCTGCGATTCCTCTTCCTCCAATTCACGATGCCGGCGTGGGGCTGGTTTCTCGCCGTCCTGATCGCCGGCGTCGTGATCGGATCGCTCTTCCCCTGGTTCCGCCCCCGCAAGAAGTAG
- a CDS encoding linear amide C-N hydrolase: MCTRVVWPDANGSVIVGRNMDYHRDLGTNLWKLPRGVQRDDGVNGDLTWVSKFGSIVATAFDLISVDGLNEVGLAGHVLWLAESAYGELDPTRPALSQAVWMQYFLDNFATVAEAVEWIESNRVQVVQLTDPATGEVPAIHLALNDASGDSAIIEYIDGAVDVHHSRDYRVMTNSPKYDEQLALLAQHEGFGGDKPLPGTTLATDRFARAAHYVQRLPQPATQLEAIASMFSVIRNAAQPFRLPDPGKPDASQTIWQVVADLTRRRYVFESTTRPNIVWVDLADVDFTEGSPQLVLDLGSRLAVEGGLAGNVSARFEERGALHFLSLSDLRQLAANRAAPTDGPTEAK, translated from the coding sequence ATGTGCACAAGAGTTGTCTGGCCGGACGCCAACGGATCGGTGATCGTCGGCAGGAACATGGACTACCACCGTGACCTGGGCACCAACCTGTGGAAGCTCCCCCGCGGGGTCCAACGCGACGACGGAGTGAACGGCGACCTGACATGGGTCTCGAAGTTCGGCAGTATCGTCGCCACGGCCTTCGATCTGATATCCGTCGACGGGCTGAACGAAGTCGGGCTCGCAGGGCACGTGCTGTGGCTCGCCGAATCAGCATACGGAGAGCTCGATCCGACCCGCCCCGCGCTCAGCCAGGCGGTGTGGATGCAGTACTTCCTCGACAACTTCGCCACCGTGGCCGAAGCTGTCGAGTGGATCGAGTCGAACCGCGTTCAGGTGGTCCAGCTGACCGACCCTGCCACCGGCGAAGTGCCCGCGATCCACCTCGCTCTGAACGACGCGTCGGGCGATTCGGCGATTATCGAGTACATAGATGGCGCGGTCGATGTGCACCACAGTCGCGACTACCGAGTCATGACCAATTCGCCGAAATATGACGAGCAACTCGCCCTGCTCGCGCAGCACGAGGGATTCGGCGGCGACAAGCCGCTCCCCGGCACCACGCTCGCCACCGACCGTTTCGCTCGTGCAGCCCACTACGTGCAGCGCTTGCCGCAGCCGGCGACTCAGCTCGAGGCCATCGCGTCCATGTTCAGCGTCATCCGCAACGCCGCCCAGCCGTTTCGCCTCCCCGATCCGGGCAAGCCCGATGCGTCCCAGACCATCTGGCAGGTCGTCGCCGACCTCACGCGTCGTCGATACGTGTTCGAATCGACGACGCGTCCCAACATCGTGTGGGTGGATCTGGCGGACGTCGACTTCACCGAAGGGTCGCCGCAGCTCGTCCTGGACCTCGGCAGCAGACTCGCCGTCGAGGGCGGTCTGGCAGGGAATGTGTCCGCGAGGTTCGAGGAGCGCGGCGCCCTCCACTTCCTCTCACTGAGCGACCTCCGCCAGCTTGCCGCAAACCGCGCCGCCCCCACCGACGGACCGACAGAGGCGAAGTGA
- a CDS encoding response regulator transcription factor: MNLTDHALAIRELRHAVATGHSKSIASVAMANIWPLYSTHFDELTAAIEGLPSPVLERYPVLRIVHRMTPVLARTSRPFKPLLTPDDARTMSPDELDILTLVQMVAFRFSGDVAAALIYARRLEDRILQIRVESRERADGPLWFYHQQIGSTLLAAGDSSNALVEFATSRQLGRLSPQPDAERMALGRTALAHALRGSLEEAEAALAELALQPASTGAHVNSTTMTERTAIALIAVERMTPDIDALLNELEPYDSIELTWPFALLARTRALHAQHRPDEAVEAIRLANDAHPDQHGSFASDVINSASIDALWATGATGAARRIAESTAGSGLLTRFSIVRHSLLESRLDFAEQGIRRLSAEHTMGPGHRAELILLSAWLESARLDAVELRTARQVARLASKGGVRRLLSTMPLRLIEQVREHLPAAETAMFETAISGLAHVDAPRRPVLTSSELRVLNALPLHVTTAEIASQFHVSPNTVKSQLKSLYRKLGCTTREDAIKIASRLHLFVFEME; encoded by the coding sequence GTGAACCTGACCGATCACGCCCTGGCTATTCGGGAGTTGCGGCATGCCGTCGCGACAGGGCATTCGAAGTCGATCGCGTCCGTCGCAATGGCGAATATCTGGCCGCTGTACAGCACGCACTTCGACGAGCTCACCGCCGCGATCGAGGGCCTCCCCAGCCCCGTGCTGGAGCGTTATCCGGTCCTGCGGATCGTGCACCGCATGACACCCGTGCTGGCGAGGACGTCCCGCCCCTTCAAACCGCTCCTTACCCCGGATGACGCGCGAACGATGAGCCCCGACGAGCTCGACATCCTGACCCTGGTGCAGATGGTCGCGTTCCGATTCAGTGGGGATGTCGCTGCGGCGCTGATCTACGCGCGTCGTCTGGAGGACCGGATCCTCCAGATTCGCGTGGAGTCGCGAGAACGCGCGGACGGGCCGCTGTGGTTCTACCACCAGCAGATCGGATCGACTCTTCTCGCTGCAGGCGATTCGTCGAACGCGCTGGTCGAGTTCGCCACCTCTCGCCAACTCGGACGACTCTCACCGCAGCCCGACGCCGAACGGATGGCCCTCGGGCGCACGGCACTCGCCCACGCACTCCGTGGATCCCTCGAGGAGGCCGAAGCGGCCCTCGCCGAGCTCGCACTGCAGCCGGCTTCGACGGGGGCTCATGTGAACTCGACGACCATGACCGAGCGCACCGCCATCGCGCTGATCGCGGTCGAACGGATGACGCCGGATATCGATGCTCTCCTGAATGAACTCGAACCCTACGACAGCATCGAGCTGACGTGGCCCTTTGCGCTGCTCGCGCGCACTCGCGCCCTGCACGCTCAGCACCGGCCCGACGAGGCGGTCGAAGCCATACGTCTCGCGAATGACGCGCATCCCGATCAGCACGGCTCATTTGCGTCAGATGTCATCAATTCGGCGTCCATCGATGCGCTCTGGGCCACGGGCGCCACGGGCGCTGCGCGCCGCATCGCCGAGTCAACGGCCGGAAGCGGGCTCCTCACGAGGTTCTCAATCGTCCGGCATTCCCTGCTCGAGTCGCGTCTCGACTTTGCGGAGCAAGGTATCCGACGCCTCTCGGCCGAGCACACGATGGGGCCTGGTCATCGCGCTGAGCTGATCCTGCTGTCGGCATGGTTGGAGTCCGCACGCCTCGATGCCGTGGAGCTCAGGACAGCGCGGCAGGTGGCTCGGCTCGCGTCGAAGGGAGGCGTCCGTCGTCTCCTCTCGACCATGCCGCTCAGGCTGATCGAACAGGTTCGTGAGCATCTACCCGCCGCCGAAACGGCCATGTTCGAGACGGCCATTTCGGGACTGGCGCACGTCGACGCGCCCCGTCGTCCCGTGCTCACATCGAGTGAACTGCGGGTGCTCAACGCTCTCCCTCTGCATGTCACCACGGCGGAGATCGCGTCCCAGTTCCATGTCTCGCCGAACACGGTGAAGTCGCAGTTGAAGTCGCTCTACCGCAAGCTCGGGTGCACAACGCGGGAGGACGCCATCAAGATCGCCTCCCGCCTGCACCTCTTCGTGTTTGAGATGGAGTAG
- a CDS encoding threonine/serine ThrE exporter family protein — MSTSDEEGERQVPGFVARALGAFQALRPETKSDTIADDGNDIPAMLGELGGSLLASSQATSDVEATLNHLAARYERPDLRIFVLPTLILIEDPHSAPAQTVIFPADQNALRLDQAGAVERLVRRAFTQTTPPDVVVAGLGRIRSQPARFGPVLTVVGYTLLTLGFGMVLNPTVTALPVYLVLGAIVGTIVLVGNRIATLSLILPVVTAFTVTLLISVLVRPLVHDDVLRLVAPSLVSFLPGLTLTIAAVELTSGQVMAGASRLVYGIARLGLLTFGVFAGITVAGAPPAPATAPTQLGAWAPWIGIVLVSFGYYLYSAAPRRSLIWILYALVVAYSAQLLGNLLVGAELSGLIGALIVIPAVTLAGRLRAAPSTAIMLTCAYWLLVPGAMGFIGLSEAAAGTAGATSTILRTFGSLTAIAIGMVLGAGMSRDVMAVSRGWRRAEHSERSDG, encoded by the coding sequence GTGTCCACGAGTGATGAAGAGGGGGAGCGACAGGTACCGGGATTCGTGGCCCGTGCGCTCGGCGCGTTCCAGGCGCTGCGACCTGAGACGAAGTCGGACACGATTGCGGACGACGGGAACGACATCCCTGCGATGCTCGGTGAGTTGGGTGGCTCCCTACTCGCTTCGTCGCAGGCGACGAGCGACGTGGAAGCAACACTCAATCATCTCGCCGCCCGCTACGAACGACCCGACCTGCGCATATTCGTCCTGCCGACCCTCATCCTGATAGAGGATCCGCATTCGGCGCCGGCGCAGACCGTCATCTTCCCAGCGGACCAGAATGCCCTCCGCCTCGACCAAGCGGGAGCGGTTGAGCGACTCGTTCGACGGGCGTTCACACAGACCACTCCGCCGGACGTCGTCGTTGCCGGGCTCGGCAGGATTCGGTCGCAGCCTGCTCGGTTCGGCCCCGTGCTCACCGTTGTCGGATACACGTTGCTGACCCTCGGGTTCGGGATGGTGCTGAACCCCACGGTCACGGCACTCCCCGTGTACCTCGTGCTGGGGGCAATCGTGGGCACCATCGTGCTCGTCGGCAACCGAATCGCCACTCTCTCGCTGATCCTCCCCGTCGTGACGGCCTTCACCGTGACTCTTCTCATCTCGGTTCTCGTTCGCCCGCTCGTGCACGACGACGTCCTGCGTCTCGTCGCCCCGTCTCTTGTGTCGTTCTTGCCCGGTCTCACCTTGACCATCGCGGCCGTCGAACTGACCTCTGGCCAGGTCATGGCCGGGGCGAGCCGTCTCGTGTACGGGATCGCGAGGCTCGGCCTGCTCACCTTCGGGGTATTCGCCGGCATCACGGTCGCCGGCGCTCCGCCCGCCCCTGCCACCGCGCCCACGCAGCTCGGCGCGTGGGCACCGTGGATCGGCATCGTCCTCGTGAGCTTCGGTTACTACCTGTACTCGGCGGCGCCTCGGCGCTCGCTCATCTGGATCCTCTACGCGCTCGTCGTCGCGTATTCGGCACAACTGCTGGGCAATCTGCTCGTGGGAGCGGAGCTGTCCGGCCTCATCGGGGCGCTCATCGTGATCCCCGCCGTCACCCTCGCCGGGCGCCTCAGGGCCGCCCCGTCGACGGCGATCATGCTCACGTGCGCGTATTGGCTCCTTGTTCCGGGTGCCATGGGATTCATCGGGTTGAGCGAAGCGGCGGCAGGTACCGCCGGAGCCACGAGCACGATCCTTCGGACTTTCGGCTCGCTCACGGCGATCGCCATCGGAATGGTACTCGGGGCTGGTATGAGCCGCGATGTCATGGCCGTCAGCCGCGGTTGGCGACGAGCAGAACACAGCGAACGGAGCGACGGATGA
- a CDS encoding AI-2E family transporter translates to MTVDHGQRTVWAGLARPFATGVTVTLGGLAAIGLGIAFSNLSTVLISITFALFAALGLDPVVRNLERRGITRGWAITTIFTGLLVVLIGVLLLVLPTLIGQITHFVTDIPRLITGFLHSSTYAWMERTFGADVGSLISEIEAYLIHPHRVATIGRGVLHAGNTVFATASGLVIVLVLSLYFLASLSAIKTGFIRLLPARSRAGAAALTEQITGSVGGYLGGMVVLAFCNSIVAFVLHVSLRLPFPMLMAVVAFCITLIPLVGSVLYWGLATVIALFTGPVAALVFAIVYLVYMQIEAYVLTPRVMSRVISVPGALVVIGAIVGGTLLGLLGALIAIPVTASLLLIAKQVFIPQQDAKV, encoded by the coding sequence ATGACGGTCGATCACGGTCAGCGGACCGTCTGGGCGGGGCTAGCCCGACCTTTCGCCACAGGTGTGACTGTCACGTTGGGCGGGCTGGCCGCGATCGGCCTCGGAATCGCCTTCTCGAACCTCTCGACGGTGCTCATCTCGATCACCTTCGCCCTCTTCGCGGCGTTGGGCCTCGATCCGGTCGTGCGGAACCTGGAGAGGCGCGGCATCACGCGAGGGTGGGCGATCACGACGATCTTCACCGGGCTCTTGGTCGTGCTGATCGGCGTGCTGTTACTCGTGCTCCCCACCCTGATCGGTCAGATCACGCACTTCGTGACCGACATCCCGAGGCTGATCACCGGATTTCTGCACTCGAGCACCTATGCGTGGATGGAGAGGACCTTCGGAGCAGATGTGGGCAGCCTCATCTCGGAGATCGAGGCCTACCTCATCCATCCGCATCGGGTGGCTACGATCGGTCGCGGCGTGCTGCACGCGGGCAATACCGTCTTCGCGACCGCATCGGGACTGGTCATCGTGCTCGTGCTGAGTCTCTACTTCCTGGCGTCGCTCTCGGCGATCAAGACCGGGTTCATTCGGCTTCTTCCCGCGCGCTCGCGAGCGGGAGCGGCAGCTCTCACGGAGCAGATCACGGGTTCCGTGGGCGGCTATCTCGGGGGGATGGTCGTGCTCGCGTTCTGCAACTCGATCGTGGCATTCGTCCTGCATGTTTCGCTGAGACTGCCTTTCCCGATGTTGATGGCGGTCGTCGCGTTCTGCATCACGCTGATCCCCCTCGTCGGGTCGGTGCTCTATTGGGGGCTCGCCACCGTGATCGCACTGTTCACAGGCCCGGTCGCAGCGCTCGTCTTCGCAATCGTGTACCTCGTGTACATGCAGATCGAAGCCTACGTACTCACGCCGCGCGTGATGAGTCGGGTCATCTCGGTGCCCGGGGCGCTCGTCGTGATCGGGGCGATCGTCGGCGGGACGCTTCTCGGGCTCTTGGGAGCACTCATCGCCATCCCTGTGACCGCGTCGCTTCTTCTCATCGCCAAACAGGTGTTCATTCCCCAACAGGACGCCAAGGTCTGA
- a CDS encoding HdeD family acid-resistance protein: protein MTTTSATQTPVANGIRVALGIGGVLALIVGVLILAWPNKTAIVVTAIIAIYAIIAGLVYAGLGIFSQHKGGWARVGHIVLGVVYIIAGIVAFMNLAQTTMWLAVFLGILVGIVWIVEGVVAMTALGDASSKAWTIFFAIVSVIAGIAILFSPFWGAQILWWLLGIALIVLGVMNIARAFTFGRRRP, encoded by the coding sequence ATGACAACGACATCAGCAACCCAGACACCGGTCGCCAACGGAATCCGCGTAGCCCTAGGAATCGGCGGCGTGCTCGCGCTCATCGTCGGCGTTCTGATTCTCGCGTGGCCGAACAAGACAGCGATCGTGGTCACGGCGATCATCGCGATCTACGCGATCATCGCCGGACTCGTCTATGCAGGACTCGGCATCTTTTCGCAGCACAAGGGTGGATGGGCCCGCGTCGGCCATATCGTGCTCGGTGTCGTGTACATCATCGCGGGGATCGTCGCATTCATGAACCTCGCTCAGACGACCATGTGGCTCGCCGTGTTCCTCGGCATTCTCGTCGGCATCGTGTGGATCGTCGAAGGTGTCGTCGCCATGACGGCGCTGGGGGATGCCTCCTCCAAGGCATGGACGATCTTCTTCGCCATCGTCAGCGTCATCGCCGGTATCGCGATCCTCTTCTCGCCGTTCTGGGGTGCGCAGATCTTGTGGTGGCTGCTGGGAATCGCGCTCATCGTGCTCGGCGTCATGAACATCGCGCGGGCCTTCACCTTCGGCAGGCGTCGCCCATAG